GCGGGTTGAATAGTCGCCAAACGTGACACATGGGGCCGCCGGCGCCACCCTCCGGGGCACAGACGTGCACAGAGAAGCGGCCGGCGCCGTCACGAGGACGGCACCGGCCGCGGCAGGGTGCGGGCTCAGCCTCAGTGCTCGGGGGCAGCTTCGGCGGGCTCCACCTTCTGGCCCAGCTCGGCCATGAGGTCGGTGAACCAGGCCTGGGTGATGTCGAAGGGCTTGGCGCCGGCGATGCGCGGGAAGGCGATCGCGGTGAGCTCGTCGTTGTTCTCCTCGTCCTGGCCGATGACGCCGGACTCGCCACGCAGGGCGCAGTCGACGGCCAGATCGCACATCTTCTTGATGAGGGCGAGGTCCTCGGCGTTGGCGTGGGCGGCCCGCGAGTAGTAGCCGGACTTCTGGACCATGACCTTCTCAGCGCCGATGAGCTCGGCGAACTGCTTGGCGAACCACTGGCCGGGGTTGATGGTGTCGAGCTTGACGTGGCCGAAGGGGTCGCGCTGGACCTCCTGGCCGGCGGCCTCCATCTCCGCGATGATCTCGGGGACGCCGGCGCCCTCGGACAGGAAGATGTTGACGTTGCCCTGCTCGTCCATGATGGCCTTGAGGCGCTCGGCCTCGGCGGCGATGTCGAGCTTCACCTCGGGGAGGAAGACGGCGTGGACGTCCCAGCGCTCCTTGGTCAGGCCGAGGGAGGGGGCCCACTGCTTGGTCTGGAGCAGGTCGTGGTAGCGGCGGGCGGTCTCGGCGGTGAGGTAGCCGCAGTTGCGACCCATGCACTCGTGGACGATGAGCATACGGGGGTTGGAGCGGTGCTCACCGATGACGTTGAAGGCGAAGCCGGCGCCCTCGTCGGCCGCGGTCCAGGCGCCCAGGGACTGGCGGATCGGAACCACGTCGTTGTCGATGGTCTTGGGCAGGCCGACGACCGTGAGCTCGTAGTCGTTCTCGTGGAGGTAGGCGGCCAGGTCGGCGGCGGTGGTGTTGGTGTCGTCGCCACCGATGGTGTGCAGGACGTCGACGCCGTCCTTGCGCAGCTGCTCGGCGGCGAACTCCAGGGGGTTAACGCCCTCTTCGACGAGGCCGCGCTCGACGAGGTTCTTGGCGTTGGTGAGCTTGACGCGGGAGTTGCCGATCGGGGACCCGCCGAAGTCGCGCAGGATGCCGGCGTTCTTGCGGCCCTCTTCGTCGATGACGATGTAGTTGCCGGTGAGCAGGCCGTGGTAGCCGTACTGGTAGGCGATGATCTCGACCTCGGGAGCGACCTGCGTGTAGCGCTCGATGAGGTCGCCGACGGCGGCGGACAGACAGGGGGCGAAACCGCCAGCGGTGAGCAGGGCGACGCGACGAATCGACATCAGGAACCTTTCGGGTTGTGGGTACTCGGGGTCAGTGCCCCGGCCTGATCGGGCGGCGCGGGCCGCACCGGGCGTCAGTCTACGTGCCATCGATAGCCGCTGACAGGGACCAACGGGGGATGGAATCGGACAAGGACCGCCCAGGACAATCAGCCGCCACGGACTCCGTAGAGGATGCCCTGCATGAGGACGGGGTCCCCTAGGAAATGAGTCATCGCGTGAGCGATGAAGACCGGGGTGAGGCTACGACCTCCATAGACGTAGATAGCTGAGAGGATTCCGAAGAGAAAGAAGGAGGCGACCATGTAGGAGGGCCAGACACTGTGCCCGACGACGCCGTGATAGAGGGCCATGATCCCCGCCGTTACAACGATCTGTATGAGCCGGGAGGTGCCGCAGCGCGCCAACCTGTCCAGAATGAGCCCGCGCACTGCGATCTCCTCGGCGAAGGCCAGCACGAGGCCGACAGACATCATGATCGGCCGCTGCCAGGGGAAGGCCAACGGATCCCCACCTCGCATGTAGCTCATCGCGGTCCAGGCCAGTCCGTAGACGACGGCGATGACGATCACCGGCGTCCGAACAGGACGCCCCCACCCCAGCTCGGCTATGCCCTCGCCCTGCCGATGCTGACGCCAGAGGACGAAGACGATGACAGCGAGACAGCCGATGAGGAACACGATGTCGAGAACGAAGGCAGCATTGAGGCTCGTTCCCCAACGGTCGTAGATCGATTGGGCTCCGAGAAAGAAGCATGCGCCACCAAGCACCAGCCACAGGACGCCCGCGGTGAGAGCCACCTCCCGCCAGGCTGCTGTCCTGCTCAGGGGCGGGCGTTGCAAACCCGACACAATCATCATCCGTATCCTTCACGTTTCGTAGCACTGAAGAATCTCATTGTAGGGGATGGCGAGGTGAGTCCCCGTTCTACGGGTCGCTTGTTCGCACCACCAGCCTCCGGCGGGAGACAATGGCCGGCATGACCTCGCCCCGGCAGCTGGATGGAGACCCGCCTCAACGGACTCCTCGTGCCCGAACAACGACAGTGGGTTTCCTCTTCGGCCTGACAGAGATCCGCGAGCTTCCCGGCCCCTTCCTCATCGAGGTGCTACAGAAGCTCGGTCTCACAGCCTCCGGAGCACGCTCTTACATGACACGGGCTCTTAAGGAGGGACGACTGACCAGCCGCAGGCAGGGCCGCACGTCCTTCTACGCGATGACGGGCGACTACCTGGAGCGATTCGACGCCATCGAACGCCGCTTCACCGTAGAGCCAGTCTGGGAGGGGTTCTTCCACTCGGTCGTCTACGACTTGCCGGAGTCTCGCCGCACGGAACGCGATGGCCTGCGCGCCGCAGCCTTCGCTCATGGATGGGGCTGTCCGCGTCCCGGTCTGTTGATCGGCGTGGATCCACCTGGTCCGTGGGCCCAGGACGGTTGGCGGGGGAGACTGAGCGTGGACCTGGAAACAGCTCGGCAGATGGCGGCGGCAAGTTGGAACCTCGATAGCGCCGCCGCCCGGGTGACCCGGACCGTAACTCGTCTACGCACCGACATGGAACGTACCGACACCGCCAGTCCTTCAGGAAAGCAGACAATGCCGGCGACGGCCTGGGAACCGCTCGTCCGTGCTCATGACCTGATGAGCGAAGCCACCTATCTGTGGGGCCTCCTCCCACGCCTGCCCCACACGCTTTTACCGAGGGGATTCCCGATATCGGACCTGGACTGGCTCGATGCCCAGATGTCCGGTCCGCTCATATCCGATGGTGTATCCGCCGCCCGGAGCCTGCTCGCCGCACACCTCGACAGCCGATGATGAGGCACCGTCCAGGAGCGCGAGCGCGATTCCGCACTCTAGCCTTCGGCGCCGGGCTCGGCCTCGTCGTCGGAGGCCTTGTCCTTCTTCTTGTCCTTGCCGCTCTTGTCCTCGGGAGGCTCGGGCACGGAGACCTCGGGGGCGGGGCGGCCACCGGGCGCGGCCACGGGGGCGGCCGAGGGACGGGCCTGCGCCTGTGCGGCGAGCATCTCGGTGACGACCTCGTCGGCGGTCTTCTTCTCCGAGTCCATGGCCTTCTTGACGTCGGCGGCATAGAGATCCACGTACTCCTGGCCGGAGAGGGCCATGAGGGCGTACATGATCTCGTCGGTAATGGAGCGCAGCACGAAGCGGTCGTTCTCCAGGCCCTTGTAGCGGGAGAAGTCCAGCGGCTCGCCGATGACGATACCCACGCGGTGGCGGGTCGAGGGGATGGACTTACCGATCGGCTGGGCCAGGTTGGAGCCGATCATGGCCACGGGCACCACAGGGGCGCCGGTGGCCAGGGCGATGCGGGCCACGCCGGTCTTGCCGCGGTAGAGGCGCCCGTCGGGGCTGCGCGTGCCCTCGGGGTAGATGCCGAAGAGCTGCCCCGAACGCAGGCGGTCGATGCCGGCCTGGAGCGCCGCCTGGGAGGCCTTGCCGCCGGAGCGGTCTACGGGAATCGTGCCCACGGTCTTCATGAAGTTCTTCACCGCCCAGCCCTTGACGCCCTTGCCGGTGAAGTAGTCGGCCTTGCCGATGAAGGCGACCTCGCGGTCCACCAGCAGCGGCAGGAAGAAGGAGTCGATGACCGCCAGGTGGTTGGAGGCCAGGATCGCCGCGCCCTCGGCGGGAATGTTCTCCTCGCCGCGGATCCAGGGCTGGTAGAGCATCTCCAGGGCCGGGCCGACTGTTGCCTTGATGGGTCCGTATCCCACGCGGGGCCTCCTGTGAACTGCTGGCTGGGCGGCCACCACACGGTCCTGCACCATCGGAGACGGACGGCACCGGAGCCGGCGGTGCCGCTCGGGTATGGGGTGATTCTAGGGTGCTTCCCACCCTGCTCGCACCGACTTCCCGACTGCCGGCGAGGATGCATGTCACTGCCATCCTCTAGCCTGCGACCGTGAGCACCATCGGGACCCAGGTGTCCTTCGCCGACATGGGCACGCCCCTGGAGCGGGCGACCTTCGTCGTGGTGGACCTGGAGACCACCGGTGGGGCGCCGGGCGCTCGCTCTCTGACCGAGATCGGGGCCGTCAAGGTGCGCGGCGGACAGGTGCTGGCGGAGTTCTCCACCCTGGTCAACCCCGGCGTCGCCATCCCCGCCCAGATCACCATGCTCACCGGCATCACGAACGCCATGGTGGCCGGTGCCCCCGGCGTGCGCACCTGCGTGGAGGCCTTCCTGGACTGGGCGGACCTGCTAGCCGACGACGTCGTCCTCGTCGCGCACAACGCCCGCTTCGACGTCGGTCACCTGCGTGGCGCCGCGGCGGCCCTGGGCCTGGAGTGGCCCGAGCCCCGCGTGCTGGACACGCTGGCGCTGGCCCGCAAGGCCTGGACCCGCAGTGAGGTGCCCAACCACAAGCTGGGGACGCTGGCCGCCTTCGTCGGTTCCCGGACCCGTCCCACGCACCGGGCCCTGGATGACGCGCGCGCCACCGTGGACGTGCTGCACGCCGCCCTGGAGGTCATGGCGCCGCTCGGTGTCACGCACCTGGAGGACCTGGCCACCGCCTCCGACCCGGTCCCTGCCAAGCGCCGGGCCAAGAGCCGCCTGGCTGACGCCCTGCCCAGCGGCCCCGGCGTCTACCAGTTCCGCTCGGCGGCCGACCAGGTGCTCTACGTGGGCAGCGCCGTGGACCTCAAGCGCCGGGTGCGCTCCTACTTCACCGCCGCGGAGAAGCGCCGCCAGGTGGCGCAGATGCTGGACACCACCGTGAGCGTGCGGCACATTGCCACACCCACGCTCATTGAGGCGCGGGTGCGCGAGCTGCGGATGATCGCCGAGCTCGACCCGCCGGTCAACCGCCGCTCTCGGGCCCCGCGGCGCCGGCCCTGGCTTCACCTGACCCAGGGCTCGGGCCCGGGGGCCGAGCCGCGGTTGGCGCTGACCACCGTGCTGCCCACGGAGGAGGTCGGCCATGCGGTGGGCCCCTTCGCCTCACGCGGCAGGGGCCAGGAGGCCCTGCGCGCCGCCGAGTCGGTGCTGCGTCTGGGCCGCTGGGACGGGCGTGAGCTGCGGCGGGTGCGCCACGACGACGTCCCGGCTGAGCCGGCCGAGGTGCTGGCCTGCCTGTCGGGCGAGGTCGACCTGGTGGCCGCTCCCCTGCTGGAGCGCATCGCGGCGCTGTCCCGGGCCGAGCGCTACGAGGAGGCCGGGACCTGGACGGGCCGCCTGCGCTGCCTGCTGCGCGCGGTGGATCGGGCCGAGCGGGTGCGGCCCCTGCTGGCCTGCCCGCATCTCATGGCGGCCCGCCGGCGCGAGGTCGGGGGCTGGGAGCTGGTGGTGGTGCGCTGGGGCGTGCTGGCCGGCTCCATGACGACCGCACCGGGTGCCGACCCGCGCCCCGCCGTCGAACTGCTGCGCGCCAGCGCCCGGGTCGTTGAGCGGCCCGGCCGCGTCGGTGAGGTGGCGAGCATTGAGGAGACGAGTCTGCTGGCCGACTGGGTCCTGGACGAGGGCGCCCGCATCGTGGAGGTCGACGGCGACCCCGCGGTGCTCACGTGGCCGATCGGTGCGGCTGCCCGCCACCGCAAGGTCCTGGCCTCGCAGGAGTGAGGGCGCCAAGCGTGAGCCAATCACCTCAGCGCGGCCGACGTCTGGCTCAGCCGGCGGGGGTGACGGTGCCGCGGCGGGCGGTGAGGGCCTTGGCGACGCCCTCCTGGAGGCTCAGCGGGTCCAGGGGGCGGGGCACGACGACCTCCGCCTTGGCCCAGGCCGCCAGCCAGTCGTCCTGGGGACGGGCGGTCAGCAGGACGACGGCGGGGCGCTCGTCAAGCTCGGTGAACAGCTCGTGGGCCAGCCCCATGCCACCGAGCTTCTTGGCCTCGGAGTCCAGGACCAGTGCGTCGAAGGGCGGCTGGTCCTCCTTCTCGCGGTCCTTGATGGCCATGCGCACGCCCTCGGCGGTGGCCGCCTCGGTCCAGGTCACCAGCGGCAGGCCCTTGGCCGGTCGGCGCCCGACACCGTCAATGACCTCCTGACGCACGGTGGCGTCGTCGGAGAAGACGAGAAGCTCGAGGCGGGCGGAAGCAGCCTGGTCGGTCATAGCGGATCCTTCGTGGACGGGTACGGACGGCAGTGGTTCCGCGGTCAGTGTAATCACACACAGGCTCACTATCCCTCTTCCGGCGCCACGTCTAGCATGAACCATGTTCAGGACTTCAGTCCTAACGAGCCCTGCTGAGGCGGGACTGAAGCCACCTCACCCACCGAAAGGCAGTCCTTGATGGCCGTGTACACCCTTCCCGAGCTCCCCTACGACTACGCCGCCCTGGAGCCCCACATCTCCGGCAAGATCATGGAGCTCCACCACGACAAGCACCACGCCGCCTACGTCGCCGGCGCCAACGCCGCCCTGGAGGCCCTGTCCGCCGCCCGTGAGGCCGGCGACCTGGCCGCCATCAACCTGTGGGAGAAGAACCTCGCCTTCAACCTGGGCGGCCACACCAACCACTCCATCTTCTGGAAGAACCTCTCCCCCAACGGCGGGGGCCAGCCCGAGGGCGAGCTCGCTGAGGCCATCAAGGACTCCTTCGGATCCTTCGAGAAGTTCCAGGCGCAGTTCACCGCCACCGCCATGGGCATCCAGGGCTCGGGCTGGGCCGTGCTCGCCTACGACTCCCTCTCCGGAAAGCTCGTCACCTTCCAGCTCTTCGACCAGCAGGGCAACGTGCCGGTGGGCACCATCCCGCTGTTCATGGTGGACATGTGGGAGCACGCCTTCTACCTCGACTACCTCAACGTCAAGGCCGACTACGTCAAGGCCGTCTGGAACATCGCCAACTGGCAGGACGTCTCCGAGCGCCTGGCCAACGCCGTCGCCAAGGCCCAGGACCTCATCGTCCGCTGACGCTCGGCCCGGACACGCGCCGTGCAGGCTTGTGGCCCGCACCCCTTCACGGGGCGCGGGCCACAGCTGTATCGGCGGTATGGAGCGGGCCTGAGCGGCTCTCCGCTCAGATGACCTTCTCGAGGTCCATCACGAAGATGTACGCCGACTGACGCTGCCCCCCGTTGGAGTTACCGGGGGCCAGCAGCACGATCCTGGATCCCACTGGCAGCCCGGCCGCACGGATCTGTCCGGCCGGCATGGCGCTGGGGGCGTGATCCTCCCAGGTCGAGCTCCTCGTCGTGCCGTCCCACGAGGTGCGCGACATCTGCACGGCCACGGTGTCGGTCTCCTTGATGGCCGCGCCCTTTCCGCGGGCGACGACGAAGACCTCCGGCTGCAGGGGCTCCTCGGCCTTGGGGCCCGCAAGTCCGGCTGCGGGGGCGCCCAGGTCGCCGGAGATCGACACGCCGCGATCAGTGAGCTTCTTGACCTCCGCGGAGTCGACCGTGGCGGCCTTGGTGGACGGGGTCAGCTCATCGCCCGTGATGCGAGCGGTGATGTCGACGACGAAGACGAGCGGCCCGGTCGGCGAGTTCGGGCGAGCCGGATCGGCGGTCTCGCCGTATGCGAGCTTGCCCGGGATCGACAGCTGGACGCGCTCGCCGACCTTGTGCCCGGCCAGACCACAGGTCCACCCCGGGATGACCCCGGTCAGGCCGAAGGTGATCGGGGCGCCCTTCTTGAAGGAGGAGTCGAAAGCCTCCGTTGACCCCCACTTCCAGCCCACGTAGTTGACGGTGATGATGTCGCCCGAGGACACCGCCGGGCCTTCCGCGGAGGTGAGTGTCTTGGAGACGAGGTTGGCAGGGGCCTGCTTACCCTCACTCCAGGTGACGGTCGGCTCGGCTCCCGCGTCACCGGCGATCGCTGGAAGCGCCTCTGAGTCGGTCTCGATCGTTCCGGCCTCCTGAGCACAGTTGATGATCGAGGGGGTCAGGGTCGGGGACGCCTGGGCCGAGGGCGTGGCGGAGGCGTTCTTGGACGACCCCGAGCAGCCGGCCAGCGCGAGGCAGGCGGCCGCGGCCAGGGCGGTCAGGGTCAGGGATGTGCGGCGCACATGAGCTCCTTGCGTGAGGGAGGGCCTGCGCGGGAGGGATCAGTGGAAGGACTCGCCGCAGGCGCAGCTTCCGGCGGCGTTGGGGTTGTCGATGGTGAAGCCCTGCTTCTCGATGGTGTCGGCGAAGTCGATGGTGGCGCCCGACAGGTAGGGCACGCTCATGCGGTCGACAACCACCTCGACGCTAGTCATCTCGTCGCTGCCGGTGGGGAAGGCGCGCACGGCGTCGCCGTCCAGGAGACGCTCGTCGAAGTAGAGCTGGTAGACCAGTCCGGAGCAG
This region of Actinomyces oris genomic DNA includes:
- a CDS encoding FKBP-type peptidyl-prolyl cis-trans isomerase, which gives rise to MRRTSLTLTALAAAACLALAGCSGSSKNASATPSAQASPTLTPSIINCAQEAGTIETDSEALPAIAGDAGAEPTVTWSEGKQAPANLVSKTLTSAEGPAVSSGDIITVNYVGWKWGSTEAFDSSFKKGAPITFGLTGVIPGWTCGLAGHKVGERVQLSIPGKLAYGETADPARPNSPTGPLVFVVDITARITGDELTPSTKAATVDSAEVKKLTDRGVSISGDLGAPAAGLAGPKAEEPLQPEVFVVARGKGAAIKETDTVAVQMSRTSWDGTTRSSTWEDHAPSAMPAGQIRAAGLPVGSRIVLLAPGNSNGGQRQSAYIFVMDLEKVI
- a CDS encoding pyrophosphate--fructose-6-phosphate 1-phosphotransferase, with translation MSIRRVALLTAGGFAPCLSAAVGDLIERYTQVAPEVEIIAYQYGYHGLLTGNYIVIDEEGRKNAGILRDFGGSPIGNSRVKLTNAKNLVERGLVEEGVNPLEFAAEQLRKDGVDVLHTIGGDDTNTTAADLAAYLHENDYELTVVGLPKTIDNDVVPIRQSLGAWTAADEGAGFAFNVIGEHRSNPRMLIVHECMGRNCGYLTAETARRYHDLLQTKQWAPSLGLTKERWDVHAVFLPEVKLDIAAEAERLKAIMDEQGNVNIFLSEGAGVPEIIAEMEAAGQEVQRDPFGHVKLDTINPGQWFAKQFAELIGAEKVMVQKSGYYSRAAHANAEDLALIKKMCDLAVDCALRGESGVIGQDEENNDELTAIAFPRIAGAKPFDITQAWFTDLMAELGQKVEPAEAAPEH
- a CDS encoding PaaX family transcriptional regulator, translating into MTSPRQLDGDPPQRTPRARTTTVGFLFGLTEIRELPGPFLIEVLQKLGLTASGARSYMTRALKEGRLTSRRQGRTSFYAMTGDYLERFDAIERRFTVEPVWEGFFHSVVYDLPESRRTERDGLRAAAFAHGWGCPRPGLLIGVDPPGPWAQDGWRGRLSVDLETARQMAAASWNLDSAAARVTRTVTRLRTDMERTDTASPSGKQTMPATAWEPLVRAHDLMSEATYLWGLLPRLPHTLLPRGFPISDLDWLDAQMSGPLISDGVSAARSLLAAHLDSR
- a CDS encoding superoxide dismutase — encoded protein: MAVYTLPELPYDYAALEPHISGKIMELHHDKHHAAYVAGANAALEALSAAREAGDLAAINLWEKNLAFNLGGHTNHSIFWKNLSPNGGGQPEGELAEAIKDSFGSFEKFQAQFTATAMGIQGSGWAVLAYDSLSGKLVTFQLFDQQGNVPVGTIPLFMVDMWEHAFYLDYLNVKADYVKAVWNIANWQDVSERLANAVAKAQDLIVR
- a CDS encoding DEDD exonuclease domain-containing protein: MGTPLERATFVVVDLETTGGAPGARSLTEIGAVKVRGGQVLAEFSTLVNPGVAIPAQITMLTGITNAMVAGAPGVRTCVEAFLDWADLLADDVVLVAHNARFDVGHLRGAAAALGLEWPEPRVLDTLALARKAWTRSEVPNHKLGTLAAFVGSRTRPTHRALDDARATVDVLHAALEVMAPLGVTHLEDLATASDPVPAKRRAKSRLADALPSGPGVYQFRSAADQVLYVGSAVDLKRRVRSYFTAAEKRRQVAQMLDTTVSVRHIATPTLIEARVRELRMIAELDPPVNRRSRAPRRRPWLHLTQGSGPGAEPRLALTTVLPTEEVGHAVGPFASRGRGQEALRAAESVLRLGRWDGRELRRVRHDDVPAEPAEVLACLSGEVDLVAAPLLERIAALSRAERYEEAGTWTGRLRCLLRAVDRAERVRPLLACPHLMAARRREVGGWELVVVRWGVLAGSMTTAPGADPRPAVELLRASARVVERPGRVGEVASIEETSLLADWVLDEGARIVEVDGDPAVLTWPIGAAARHRKVLASQE
- a CDS encoding HesB/IscA family protein, which translates into the protein MAETALTETTDTQTPEHEVILTETAAAKVASLLAQEGRDDLRLRVAVQPGGCSGLVYQLYFDERLLDGDAVRAFPTGSDEMTSVEVVVDRMSVPYLSGATIDFADTIEKQGFTIDNPNAAGSCACGESFH
- a CDS encoding lysophospholipid acyltransferase family protein, whose protein sequence is MGYGPIKATVGPALEMLYQPWIRGEENIPAEGAAILASNHLAVIDSFFLPLLVDREVAFIGKADYFTGKGVKGWAVKNFMKTVGTIPVDRSGGKASQAALQAGIDRLRSGQLFGIYPEGTRSPDGRLYRGKTGVARIALATGAPVVPVAMIGSNLAQPIGKSIPSTRHRVGIVIGEPLDFSRYKGLENDRFVLRSITDEIMYALMALSGQEYVDLYAADVKKAMDSEKKTADEVVTEMLAAQAQARPSAAPVAAPGGRPAPEVSVPEPPEDKSGKDKKKDKASDDEAEPGAEG
- a CDS encoding CPBP family intramembrane glutamic endopeptidase — encoded protein: MALTAGVLWLVLGGACFFLGAQSIYDRWGTSLNAAFVLDIVFLIGCLAVIVFVLWRQHRQGEGIAELGWGRPVRTPVIVIAVVYGLAWTAMSYMRGGDPLAFPWQRPIMMSVGLVLAFAEEIAVRGLILDRLARCGTSRLIQIVVTAGIMALYHGVVGHSVWPSYMVASFFLFGILSAIYVYGGRSLTPVFIAHAMTHFLGDPVLMQGILYGVRGG